Genomic segment of Polycladomyces abyssicola:
TTGCAGGTAGCGGATACGGGAATCGGCATTCCTAAAGAGGATTTACCGCGGATCTTTGAGCGCTTTTACCGTGTGGATAAAGCCCGATCGAGAGCATCGGGCGGTACCGGGTTGGGTCTGGCTATCGTCAAACATCTGGTGGAAGTGCACAAAGGTACGATTCATGTGGAAAGTCAAGTGGGAGAAGGAACGACGTTTACATTGACGTTTCCTTTATAGAACTCTGAGTGATAGACAAAATCTGTCATTTCCGTTTTCCCGCTCTAAGCTCCGCCTGTTCAACGAGTACTTCGACCGCTCCTGTTTAAACGTGTGGCCATTTCCCAACGAAACGTTCATTGTGAATGCATTGAAGGGGCGAGAGGGGAAATGGTTTCCTTTCTCAGATCAATGACCAGCCCCCTTTTCTTAACAAAAGCTTAACATTAGATTTAATAGCCGACAAAAGACGCAAGCTAATGTATGTAATGGATGGATCAGAAAACCAAACGTGATCATTTAAGGGGGCACTCATCCATGTGGAAGAAGACATTGGCCACCATCAGCTCGATGGTGTTGGTATTCGGTCTCGCCGTCGGCTGTGCCAAAGGGAATCAACAGGGCGGTGGAGCTGCGGGCGGAAAATTGACCGCTGTTGGCTCTACTGCGATGCAGCCGTTGGTGGAGGAAGCGGCGAACCAATTCATGGCGCAAAATCCGGGTACACAAATTACGGTTCAGGGTGGGGGTAGCGGTGCCGGTTTGAGTGCTGTACTGAACGGCTCCGCCGACATCGGAAACTCCGATCTGTTTGCCGAAGAGAAGAAAAAAGATCCGACCAAAATGGTGGATCACAGAGTGTTTGTCGTTGGTATGGCGCCGGTCGTCAACCCGAAAGTGGGCATCGACAATCTGACTCAACAACAGTTGGTCGACATCTTCACCGGCAAAATCAAAAACTGGAGAGAAGTGGGCGGTCCCGATCAAAAAATCGTGCTGGTCAACCGTCCGGAAAACTCCGGTACCCGCGCGACTTTCGTCAAATATGCTCTGAACGGAGCGAATGAATACCGGGGCAAAGACAGCATTGTGCAAGACTCCTCGGGAACCGTGCGTAAAATCGTTGCGGAAACGCCGGGAGCGATCGGTTATCTCGCCTTCTCCTACTTCGACAAATCGATCAAGCCGGTCAAGTTGGATGGCGTGGAACCGACCAACGAAAACGTATATACCAACAAATGGAAAGTTTGGGCGTACGAGCACATGTACACCAACGCTGACGGCAAAAACAAAGAGCTGGAAGAAAAATTCATCAATTTCATTCTCACCCCGGAAGTGCAAAAGAACTTGGTTGAAAAAATGGGCTACATCCCGATGACCGAGATGAAAGTGGAACGGGATGCCCAAGGTAATGTAAAAAATAAAAAATAACATCCGAACTTAGATAGACACACTCCGGAAGAGCGAGGGGAGGCCACTTTATGGCTGTCCCCTGCTTTTCCGTGTAGAAGGGGTTGAATTTCGACAGGATGGAGAACCGAGCGACGAGTGAATGGGCGAACCAATTGCTGCGCCCCGACAAAAAACAGCGTCGATTGGAACTGCAAGGGCGATTGATGACGTTGATCAGTGCTTGGGTCATTATTCTCACGTTGTTTTCATTGCTGTATTTCATCGCTTCCAAGGGGATTTCTACGTTCCTGTTTGACGGTGTTTCGCTGTCCCAGTTTTTCTCTGGGAAATGGGCGCCGGCGGGAACACCGCCGTCCTTCGGTACCCTGCCGTTTATCCTGGGGTCGTTCATGGTGACGGTGCTGGCGGCGGTCATCAGTGCGCCGCTGGGTATCGGTGCGGCGATCTATATGACGGAGATCGCTCCTTCGTGGGGGAAAAAGATTTTGCAACCGGTCATCGAGCTGCTGGTTGGCATCCCCTCAGTTGTATACGGGTTTGTCGGCTTGACGGTCATTGTTCCTTTTTTGCGGGATGTGACAGGTGGCCCCGGATTCAGTCTGCTTGCCGGGGTGCTGGTGCTGTCAGTGATGATTCTGCCCACGATCACCAGCATCGCCGTCGACACCCTGCAATCGATTCCCCGTTCGATGCGGGAAGCTTCCTATGCATTGGGAGCCACGCGCTGGCAAACCATCTCCCGCGTTTTGGTACGTACGTCGTTGCCCGGTCTGATGACAGGGGTCGTTCTGGGAATGGCGCGTGCATTCGGGGAGGCGCTGGCCGTGCAGATGGTTATCGGGAACACCGATACCATGCCGACTAACCTGATCCAACCGATCAGCACCCTGACAAGCGTGATCACGTTGCACATGGGGGATACTGTTCCCGGAACTGTTTACAATGATGTGTTGTGGTCGATGGCATTGATTCTGCTATTGATGACGCTGGTCTTTATCGTGCTGATTCGTTGGATGACGAGAAGGGGAGAAAGTTGATGAACGCAAAACTGGCCGACCGGATTGCGACAATCGTCTTTTATCTGATTGCGTTGTTGATTATAGGCATACTGTCAGGACTTATCGGTTTTATTCTGGTACGGGGTCTTAACGTAATCGATTGGCACTTCCTGACTTCCCCACCGTCAACGCTTACCGCAGGTGGCGGGGTGGCACCGCAGTTGTTCAACTCGTTGTATCTGTTAGTGTTGACGATGTTGATCACCATCCCGCTCGGCTTGGGAGGCGGCATTTATCTGGCGGAATATGCCAAGCCCGGTAAGTGGACGGACATCCTCCGACTCAGCATCGAGGTGCTGTCCTCCCTGCCGTCAATCGTGGTGGGGTTGTTCGGTTTTCTGGTGTTTGTACAATATACCGGATGGGGATTTTCGCTTGCGGCGGGTGCTTTGGCATTGACGGTATTTAACCTACCGCTGATGGTGCGAGTGGTGGAGCAAGCCATCCGTGCGGTTCCGCGTGAGCAACGAGAAGCGTCGTATGCGTTGGGTGTTACCAAGTGGCAGACGATTACCCGAGTGGTGTTGCCTGCGGCGTTGCCTGGAATCTTGACTGGTACGATCTTGGCTGCGGGGCGTGTGTTCGGGGAAGCGGCGGCGCTGTTGTTCACGGCTGGGATGAGTTCGCCGATGCTGGACTTTACCAACTGGGATCCGACTTCCCTCTCCTCTCCGTTTAATCCGTTCCGTCCGGCATCAACGTTGGCGGTGCATATCTGGAAAATCAATTCGGAAGCGATTATTCCTGATGCCAAAGAAGTGGCTGCAGGGGCTTCCGCCGTGCTGGTATTGGCCGTATTGTTTTTCAACCTGACGGCCCGTGCGTTGGGACGTTGGATTCACAAACGGATGACATCCGGTTCTTGATGGGAGGAATCAAACGATGGTGATAACAGCGGAACGGGTGGAAACGATAGCTTGGTCAGTTCAACCGAATCCGAAACAGCCAGTTGCGCCCGAGTCGAGCAAGGTGTTGTTGGAAACGCGGGATCTCAACGTCTATTACGGGGATAACCACGCCGTCAAAAACATCAATCTCAAGTTGTACGAAAAAACGGTGACGGCGTTCATCGGGCCGTCCGGTTGCGGGAAGTCGACATTTCTCCGCTGTTTGAACAGGATGAACGACACCATCCCGCACGCTCGCGTGACTGGGGAAATCTTGATCGAAGGGATTAACGTCAACGATCCTGCGATCGACGCGGTCAATCTGCGACGTCAGGTGGGTATGGTGTTCCAAAAACCCAATCCATTCCAAAAATCGATTTTTGATAACGTCGCTTATGGCCCGCGTATCCATGGTGTGAAGAAAAAAGAATTGCCGGACATTGTGGAGCAAAGCCTTCGGCAGGTCGGTTTGTGGGATGAAGTGAAAGACCGCCTGCACACTTCCGCCTTGCAATTGTCGGGTGGTCAGCAACAACGTCTGTGCATCGCGCGGACGATCGCGATGCGTCCCCGGATCATCCTGCTGGATGAGCCCACATCCGCGTTGGATCCAATTTCTACGGCACGGATCGAAGAGCTGATTCAGGAGCTGAAAAAGGATTACACGATTGCCATCGTGACACACAACATGCAACAAGCGGCGCGTATCTCCGATTACACGGCGTTTTTCCTGATGGGAGAACTGATCGAGCACAATGAGACGCACCGGTTGTTCACCAATCCTAAACGGCAGGAGACAGAGAATTATCTGACCGGACGCTTCGGCTGATGCGTCAGGAGGAGGAACCAGGGGAGAAGGAGT
This window contains:
- a CDS encoding phosphate ABC transporter substrate-binding protein PstS family protein, which encodes MWKKTLATISSMVLVFGLAVGCAKGNQQGGGAAGGKLTAVGSTAMQPLVEEAANQFMAQNPGTQITVQGGGSGAGLSAVLNGSADIGNSDLFAEEKKKDPTKMVDHRVFVVGMAPVVNPKVGIDNLTQQQLVDIFTGKIKNWREVGGPDQKIVLVNRPENSGTRATFVKYALNGANEYRGKDSIVQDSSGTVRKIVAETPGAIGYLAFSYFDKSIKPVKLDGVEPTNENVYTNKWKVWAYEHMYTNADGKNKELEEKFINFILTPEVQKNLVEKMGYIPMTEMKVERDAQGNVKNKK
- the pstC gene encoding phosphate ABC transporter permease subunit PstC, yielding MENRATSEWANQLLRPDKKQRRLELQGRLMTLISAWVIILTLFSLLYFIASKGISTFLFDGVSLSQFFSGKWAPAGTPPSFGTLPFILGSFMVTVLAAVISAPLGIGAAIYMTEIAPSWGKKILQPVIELLVGIPSVVYGFVGLTVIVPFLRDVTGGPGFSLLAGVLVLSVMILPTITSIAVDTLQSIPRSMREASYALGATRWQTISRVLVRTSLPGLMTGVVLGMARAFGEALAVQMVIGNTDTMPTNLIQPISTLTSVITLHMGDTVPGTVYNDVLWSMALILLLMTLVFIVLIRWMTRRGES
- the pstA gene encoding phosphate ABC transporter permease PstA, whose amino-acid sequence is MNAKLADRIATIVFYLIALLIIGILSGLIGFILVRGLNVIDWHFLTSPPSTLTAGGGVAPQLFNSLYLLVLTMLITIPLGLGGGIYLAEYAKPGKWTDILRLSIEVLSSLPSIVVGLFGFLVFVQYTGWGFSLAAGALALTVFNLPLMVRVVEQAIRAVPREQREASYALGVTKWQTITRVVLPAALPGILTGTILAAGRVFGEAAALLFTAGMSSPMLDFTNWDPTSLSSPFNPFRPASTLAVHIWKINSEAIIPDAKEVAAGASAVLVLAVLFFNLTARALGRWIHKRMTSGS
- the pstB gene encoding phosphate ABC transporter ATP-binding protein PstB, which encodes MVITAERVETIAWSVQPNPKQPVAPESSKVLLETRDLNVYYGDNHAVKNINLKLYEKTVTAFIGPSGCGKSTFLRCLNRMNDTIPHARVTGEILIEGINVNDPAIDAVNLRRQVGMVFQKPNPFQKSIFDNVAYGPRIHGVKKKELPDIVEQSLRQVGLWDEVKDRLHTSALQLSGGQQQRLCIARTIAMRPRIILLDEPTSALDPISTARIEELIQELKKDYTIAIVTHNMQQAARISDYTAFFLMGELIEHNETHRLFTNPKRQETENYLTGRFG